From Phoenix dactylifera cultivar Barhee BC4 unplaced genomic scaffold, palm_55x_up_171113_PBpolish2nd_filt_p 000693F, whole genome shotgun sequence, the proteins below share one genomic window:
- the LOC103721270 gene encoding protein ETHYLENE-INSENSITIVE 3-like 1a, with protein MMAGLLMDGMMFSGGQNNYVPLMPCATEKNLSYGSLLNQPVVGDAILGEGDLVDPLPENFAEAGEEDSDDEVDIEELERRMWRDRMLLKRLKEQLQNKNKEQGADSSKQRQSQEQARRKKMSRAQDGILKYMLKMMEVCKAQGFVYGIIPEKGKPVSGASDNLRGWWKEKVRFDRNGPAAIAKYQAENSIPGTANELNPGTASPHSLQELQDTTLGSLLSALMQHCDPPQRRFPLEKGVAPPWWPTGKEEWWLDLGIPKDQGPPPYKKPHDLKKAWKVSVLTAVIKHMSPDIEKIRRLVRQSKCLQDKMTAKESATWLAVVKQEEELYIMLHPDAHPPPFSGSGVAGAISFNSSSSEYDVEGVDDGKSEDGANQNVAVDGDAFNLIAAAGNEKFVVSAPLKEETNMEFIQKRTAAEPELMLNQRVFTCDNMQCVHNDVCFGFTDRNSRNSHQFLCKNQRTLPQGISAAAAGLPMNESKPPVFSMPSNSAGLGSSANPINISDLGIPADGQKSINELMNFYENNINPNKNLNQGGASQGCMTLLDGQNSLQQRFQIEDNFFGQGTGMGGSAFEEASNLMQQPQLYGREDMMPLDQQLGNQPTDMGPDFNYEPGFNMPTMDYPDAMQKGMEESPQNFPNWFF; from the coding sequence ATGATGGCTGGGCTATTAATGGATGGAATGATGTTCTCTGGTGGCCAAAACAACTATGTGCCACTCATGCCCTGTGCTACAGAGAAGAATCTCAGTTATGGCTCCCTCCTTAATCAGCCTGTTGTTGGTGATGCCATTTTAGGCGAGGGAGATCTAGTGGATCCTCTTCCTGAGAACTTTGCTGAGGCTGGAGAAGAAGACAGCGATGATGAAGTTGACATTGAAGAACTTGAGCGGCGAATGTGGAGGGACCGGATGCTGCTGAAGCGTTTGAAAGAGCAGCTACAGAACAAGAACAAGGAACAAGGGGCTGACTCATCCAAGCAGCGGCAGTCTCAGGAGCAGGCGCGACGCAAAAAGATGTCCCGTGCGCAGGATGGGATCCTGAAGTACATGCTGAAAATGATGGAGGTCTGCAAGGCCCAAGGCTTTGTCTATGGGATCATTCCTGAGAAAGGCAAGCCTGTGAGCGGGGCATCGGACAACCTGAGGGGCTGGTGGAAGGAGAAAGTCCGGTTCGACCGAAATGGGCCTGCTGCTATTGCCAAATACCAGGCTGAAAACTCCATTCCGGGCACTGCTAATGAATTGAACCCTGGGACTGCAAGCCCTCATTCATTGCAGGAGCTTCAGGACACAACACTGGGCTCTCTCCTGTCGGCGCTCATGCAGCACTGTGATCCACCGCAGCGAAGGTTCCCACTGGAGAAAGGAGTCGCGCCACCGTGGTGGCCTACTGGGAAGGAGGAGTGGTGGCTTGATTTGGGCATCCCCAAAGATCAAGGTCCACCGCCATACAAGAAACCACATGATCTTAAGAAAGCATGGAAAGTTAGTGTTCTGACTGCTGTCATCAAGCACATGTCGCCTGACATTGAGAAGATACGTAGGCTGGTGAGACAGTCTAAGTGCCTTCAAGACAAGATGACTGCCAAAGAGAGTGCGACATGGCTGGCTGTTGTCAAACAGGAGGAGGAGTTGTACATCATGCTCCACCCAGATGCTCACCCTCCTCCGTTCTCAGGAAGTGGTGTTGCAGGGGCCATCTCCTTCAACAGTAGCTCCAGTGAATATGATGTTGAAGGTGTTGATGATGGCAAGAGCGAGGACGGTGCGAACCAGAATGTTGCTGTTGATGGGGATGCTTTCAACCTGATTGCTGCTGCAGGGAATGAGAAGTTTGTGGTTTCTGCTCCACTTAAGGAAGAGACTAACATGGAATTCATCCAGAAGAGGACTGCTGCGGAGCCTGAATTGATGCTGAACCAGCGCGTTTTTACCTGTGATAACATGCAGTGTGTCCATAATGATGTCTGCTTCGGGTTCACGGACAGGAATTCGAGAAACAGTCACCAGTTCCTCTGCAAAAATCAGAGGACTCTTCCTCAGGGTATCTCAGCAGCCGCCGCTGGCCTGCCGATGAATGAGAGCAAACCCCCAGTTTTCTCTATGCCCTCAAATTCAGCTGGTCTTGGATCGAGCGCCAATCCTATCAATATCTCTGATCTGGGTATTCCTGCTGATGGGCAGAAATCGATCAATGAGCTGATGAACTTCTATGAGAACAACATCAATCCTAACAAAAACTTGAACCAGGGAGGCGCAAGCCAGGGATGCATGACTCTATTGGATGGGCAGAATTCTCTTCAGCAGAGGTTTCAAATAGAGGATAACTTCTTTGGGCAGGGGACTGGAATGGGTGGCAGTGCCTTTGAAGAGGCCAGCAACCTAATGCAGCAGCCGCAGTTATATGGCCGTGAAGACATGATGCCACTTGATCAGCAACTTGGGAACCAGCCTACTGATATGGGTCCTGACTTCAATTATGAGCCTGGTTTTAACATGCCTACCATGGACTATCCTGACGCAATGCAAAAAGGGATGGAAGAGTCACCACAGAACTTCCCAAACTGGTTTTTCTGA